A region from the Saccharomonospora azurea NA-128 genome encodes:
- a CDS encoding neutral zinc metallopeptidase, whose amino-acid sequence MTRTGGRGVRRRLVAVAAAMSVLGASACSTEIQGEIRSEGTIAGLPITHFESGMKPSAPQPELTIENVSNTEDDRLAAAAIADVSAFWAEQFPQHFDQPFEPVGKLMSYDSNTDKIDVCGATTADVAMNAFYCPPEDLVAWDRGTLLPLLREKFGPMAVVTVLGHEFGHAVQYRLGPKAGVDQQTSTIVKEQQADCFTGAYFRWIAEERSQYFDVSTSEGLNQVLASLFFIRDSPGQSHAADGAHGTAFDRTYAFQLGFEADAAKCATIDQADVDARITERPFDPDDAGMGDITVNDQTLGLLQQSLDESFAGAGVPGPKIVNQGGSCPGGVSTPPASYCEDTNTVTVDMAALAELGQPIDREAEFTGQGSGGLGDFAAFAEVVSRYVQGIQVGLNVPVDNANAGLRTACLVGAWTAAIDHPGAALRPSPGDLDEAIAELMLPRSLISADVNGHPAVNGFARIEALRLGYFDGSGACSSKYP is encoded by the coding sequence ATGACGCGCACAGGGGGACGAGGGGTGCGACGCCGGTTGGTGGCCGTCGCGGCGGCGATGTCGGTGCTCGGAGCGAGTGCCTGCTCGACGGAGATTCAGGGTGAGATCCGCAGTGAGGGCACCATCGCGGGGCTGCCGATCACGCACTTCGAGAGTGGCATGAAGCCGTCGGCGCCTCAGCCCGAACTGACCATCGAGAACGTGTCGAACACCGAGGACGACCGGCTCGCGGCCGCCGCCATCGCCGACGTCTCCGCGTTCTGGGCCGAGCAGTTCCCCCAGCACTTCGACCAGCCTTTCGAGCCCGTCGGCAAGCTGATGTCGTACGACTCCAACACGGACAAGATCGACGTCTGTGGGGCGACCACGGCCGACGTGGCGATGAACGCCTTCTACTGCCCGCCCGAGGACCTTGTCGCGTGGGACCGGGGCACGCTCCTGCCGCTGCTGCGGGAGAAGTTCGGCCCCATGGCCGTGGTCACCGTGCTCGGTCACGAGTTCGGCCACGCTGTGCAGTACCGGCTGGGCCCGAAGGCGGGTGTCGACCAACAGACGTCGACGATCGTGAAGGAGCAGCAGGCCGACTGCTTCACCGGCGCGTACTTCCGCTGGATCGCCGAGGAGCGCAGCCAGTACTTCGACGTCTCCACGTCGGAGGGCCTGAACCAGGTGCTGGCCTCACTGTTCTTCATCCGCGACTCGCCCGGCCAGTCGCATGCGGCGGACGGCGCGCACGGCACGGCGTTCGACCGCACCTACGCGTTCCAGCTCGGTTTCGAGGCCGACGCCGCGAAGTGCGCGACCATCGACCAGGCCGACGTCGACGCGCGCATCACCGAACGTCCCTTCGACCCCGACGACGCGGGCATGGGCGACATCACCGTCAACGACCAGACGTTGGGCCTGCTCCAGCAGAGCCTCGACGAGTCGTTCGCGGGCGCCGGCGTGCCGGGCCCGAAAATCGTGAACCAGGGCGGCTCCTGCCCGGGTGGCGTGTCCACGCCTCCCGCGTCGTACTGCGAGGACACCAACACCGTCACCGTCGACATGGCCGCCCTGGCAGAGCTCGGGCAGCCGATCGACCGCGAAGCCGAGTTCACGGGCCAGGGCTCGGGCGGGCTCGGCGACTTCGCAGCGTTCGCGGAGGTCGTCTCCCGCTACGTGCAGGGCATCCAGGTGGGCTTGAACGTGCCGGTGGACAACGCCAACGCGGGCCTGCGCACCGCGTGCCTCGTGGGCGCCTGGACCGCCGCCATCGACCACCCCGGAGCGGCACTACGCCCGTCCCCGGGCGACCTCGACGAAGCCATCGCCGAACTGATGCTGCCCCGAAGCCTCATCTCCGCCGACGTCAACGGCCACCCGGCCGTCAACGGCTTCGCCCGCATCGAAGCCCTACGCCTCGGCTACTTCGACGGCTCAGGAGCCTGCAGCTCGAAATACCCGTGA
- the glgP gene encoding alpha-glucan family phosphorylase, whose translation MKAVRRFTVHARVPDELTGLTELATNLRWTWHPPTRDLFASMDDALFRRIRDPLRMLAQLPPSRLDALAHDSEFLARTREASEDLRRYLTEPRWFQRRVEQADDGERFPRAVAYFSMEFGVHEALPNYSGGLGVLAGDHLKAASDLGVPMIGVGPLYRAGYFRQSLSLDGWQVEHYPVIDPSGLPLELLTEPSGEPVYVQVAMPGGRELLAQIWKARVGRIPLLLLDTDVEGNDEDLRGVTDRLYGGDDDHRIRQEILAGVGGMRAVRRYCELSGHPQPEVFHTNEGHAGFLGLERVREVLAAGELTFDEALSAVRAGTVFTTHTPVPAGLDRFRVDLVRHYFGDGRLLPGVDVSRVLALGAEDDPTRFNMAHMGLRLAQRANGVSALHGRVSRRMFSRLWPGFDTGEVPISSVTNGVHGPTWVAREMSTLLGGSDEEWGHDGDGSGIDPNVTDEQLWDLRRELRGNLVEEVRRRAREAWLQRGASALELGWTERIFDPDVLTVGFARRVPTYKRLTLMLRDPERLRALLLDDERPIQIVVAGKSHPADEGGKALIQQIVKFVDDPAVRERMVFLPDYGMSMARYLYRGCDVWLNNPTRPLEACGTSGMKAALNGCLNLSIRDGWWEEYYDGSNGWAIPTADGVTDPLLRDDLEAAALYDLVGQQVAPLFYDRDGQGVPRGWLSMIWHTLRTLGPRVQASRMVREYVESYYGPAATTVAAAVADDYAGARSLAAYRARVDACWPLVRVVSADLTVEGSETPVVGTPARITARVDLAELTESDVEVQAVVGRVGDTDDLSDVVTVTLPPCGRGEFAGTLPLPFAGSLGYTVRVLPRHPLLATPAELGRVVLA comes from the coding sequence ATGAAAGCTGTCCGCCGGTTCACCGTGCACGCGCGGGTGCCCGACGAGTTGACGGGACTCACCGAACTGGCCACCAATCTGAGGTGGACGTGGCATCCACCGACCCGAGACCTGTTCGCGTCGATGGACGACGCGCTCTTCCGCCGGATCCGCGACCCGCTGCGCATGCTGGCGCAGCTGCCGCCCTCCCGGCTCGACGCGCTCGCGCACGATTCCGAGTTCCTCGCCAGAACGCGGGAGGCGAGTGAGGACCTCCGGCGTTACCTCACGGAGCCGCGCTGGTTCCAGCGGCGGGTCGAGCAGGCCGACGACGGGGAGCGGTTCCCGCGCGCGGTGGCGTACTTCTCCATGGAGTTCGGGGTGCACGAGGCGCTGCCGAACTACTCCGGCGGACTCGGCGTGCTGGCGGGCGACCACCTGAAGGCCGCCTCCGACCTCGGGGTGCCGATGATCGGCGTGGGACCGCTGTACCGGGCGGGCTACTTCCGGCAGTCGCTCTCGCTGGACGGATGGCAGGTGGAGCACTACCCGGTGATCGACCCCAGCGGGCTGCCGCTGGAACTGCTCACCGAACCGTCCGGCGAGCCCGTGTACGTGCAGGTGGCGATGCCCGGCGGGCGGGAGCTGCTGGCCCAGATCTGGAAGGCGCGGGTGGGTCGCATCCCGCTGCTGCTGCTCGACACCGACGTCGAGGGCAACGACGAGGACCTGCGGGGCGTCACGGACCGTCTCTACGGCGGGGACGACGACCACCGCATCCGGCAGGAGATCCTCGCCGGCGTCGGCGGCATGCGGGCCGTGCGGCGGTACTGCGAACTCAGCGGCCACCCGCAGCCCGAGGTGTTCCACACCAACGAGGGGCACGCCGGGTTCCTCGGCCTGGAGCGCGTGAGGGAGGTCCTGGCGGCGGGCGAGCTCACGTTCGACGAGGCGCTGTCGGCCGTGCGCGCGGGAACGGTGTTCACCACGCACACGCCCGTGCCCGCCGGTCTCGACCGGTTCCGGGTCGACCTCGTCAGGCACTACTTCGGCGACGGCAGGCTGCTGCCGGGCGTGGACGTGAGCCGGGTTCTCGCGCTGGGTGCCGAGGACGATCCGACCCGTTTCAACATGGCGCACATGGGCCTGCGGCTCGCGCAGCGGGCCAACGGAGTGTCCGCGCTGCACGGGCGGGTGTCGCGGCGGATGTTCAGCCGCCTGTGGCCGGGCTTCGACACCGGGGAGGTGCCGATCTCGTCGGTGACCAACGGGGTGCACGGCCCCACCTGGGTGGCGCGGGAGATGAGCACGCTGCTGGGCGGCAGCGACGAGGAGTGGGGCCACGACGGCGACGGCTCCGGCATCGACCCGAACGTCACCGACGAGCAGCTGTGGGACCTGCGCCGGGAACTGCGGGGCAACCTGGTCGAGGAGGTGCGGCGGCGCGCGCGGGAGGCGTGGCTGCAACGCGGCGCGTCGGCACTCGAACTCGGCTGGACCGAGCGCATCTTCGATCCCGACGTGCTCACCGTGGGCTTCGCGCGGCGCGTTCCCACGTACAAGCGGCTCACGTTGATGCTGCGCGACCCCGAACGCCTGCGCGCGCTCCTGCTCGACGACGAGCGCCCGATCCAGATCGTGGTGGCGGGCAAGTCGCACCCGGCGGACGAGGGCGGCAAGGCGCTCATCCAGCAGATCGTGAAGTTCGTCGACGACCCGGCCGTGCGGGAGCGCATGGTGTTCCTGCCGGACTACGGCATGTCCATGGCCCGCTACCTCTACCGCGGGTGCGACGTGTGGCTCAACAACCCCACGCGACCGTTGGAGGCGTGCGGCACGTCGGGCATGAAGGCGGCGCTCAACGGCTGCCTCAACCTGTCGATCCGCGACGGCTGGTGGGAGGAGTACTACGACGGCAGCAACGGCTGGGCCATCCCCACCGCGGACGGGGTGACCGATCCGCTGCTGCGGGACGACCTGGAGGCGGCCGCGCTGTACGACCTGGTGGGGCAGCAGGTCGCGCCGCTGTTCTACGACCGGGACGGCCAGGGCGTGCCGCGAGGGTGGCTCTCGATGATCTGGCACACCCTGCGCACGCTCGGCCCGAGGGTCCAGGCCTCGCGCATGGTGCGGGAGTACGTCGAGTCGTACTACGGCCCCGCGGCGACGACGGTGGCGGCGGCCGTGGCCGACGACTACGCGGGCGCCCGGTCGCTCGCGGCCTACCGGGCGCGGGTCGACGCGTGCTGGCCGCTGGTGCGGGTGGTGTCGGCCGACCTGACCGTCGAGGGCAGCGAGACGCCCGTGGTCGGCACGCCCGCGCGCATCACCGCCCGGGTCGACCTCGCGGAGCTCACCGAGTCCGATGTGGAGGTGCAGGCGGTCGTCGGCAGGGTGGGCGACACCGACGACCTCAGCGACGTCGTGACCGTGACCCTGCCGCCGTGCGGGCGCGGGGAGTTCGCGGGCACGCTGCCGCTGCCGTTCGCGGGCTCGCTCGGTTACACGGTGCGGGTCCTGCCGCGGCATCCGCTGCTCGCGACTCCGGCGGAGCTCGGCCGGGTGGTGCTGGCCTGA
- a CDS encoding DUF2277 domain-containing protein produces the protein MCRNIKTLRPPFAEGVTDADIRAAALQYVRKVSGFQRPAAHNAEVFERAVDAVEEATAELLSSLRVRGAPAR, from the coding sequence ATGTGCCGAAACATCAAGACCCTGCGTCCGCCGTTCGCGGAGGGCGTCACCGACGCCGACATCCGGGCTGCCGCGCTGCAGTACGTGCGCAAGGTGTCGGGCTTCCAGCGTCCCGCGGCCCACAACGCCGAGGTGTTCGAGCGAGCCGTCGACGCCGTCGAGGAGGCGACGGCGGAGCTGCTGTCGTCGCTGCGGGTGCGCGGCGCGCCGGCGCGCTGA
- a CDS encoding class I SAM-dependent methyltransferase, whose translation MTHVSDPAPNPHATADEVQAAYRDPKLANVLYHDWEAGTYDEKWSISYDERCISYATDVFNAVAGTQGQPYGHAMELGSGTGFFLLNLMQGGVIEKGSVTDLSPGMVEVALRNAKGLGLDVDGRVADAERIPYDDDSFDLVVGHAVLHHIPDVRAAFREVLRVLKPGGRFVFAGEPTKIGDFYARRLGRVTWWLTTNLTKLPALRAWRRPQTELDESSRAAALEAVVDLHTFDPSELERMALGAGAVDVRAVTDEFSAALVGWPIRTFEAAVPQEKLTLRWRLFAYHAWLRLSALDRTLLAKVLPRELFYNVMITGTKPAAPSEL comes from the coding sequence GTGACCCACGTGTCCGACCCGGCGCCGAACCCTCACGCCACCGCCGACGAGGTGCAGGCCGCCTACCGCGATCCGAAGCTCGCGAACGTGCTCTACCACGACTGGGAGGCGGGCACGTACGACGAGAAGTGGTCGATCTCCTACGACGAGCGCTGCATCTCGTACGCGACCGACGTGTTCAACGCCGTCGCGGGCACGCAGGGCCAGCCGTACGGCCACGCGATGGAGCTGGGCAGCGGCACCGGGTTCTTCCTCCTGAACCTCATGCAGGGCGGCGTGATCGAGAAGGGGTCGGTCACCGACCTCTCGCCGGGCATGGTCGAGGTGGCGCTGCGCAACGCCAAGGGGCTCGGACTCGACGTCGACGGGCGGGTCGCCGACGCGGAGCGCATCCCGTACGACGACGACAGCTTCGACCTCGTGGTCGGGCACGCGGTGTTGCACCACATCCCCGACGTCCGGGCGGCGTTCCGCGAGGTGCTGCGGGTGCTCAAGCCGGGCGGGCGGTTCGTGTTCGCGGGCGAGCCGACGAAGATCGGCGACTTCTACGCGCGCAGGCTCGGCAGGGTGACGTGGTGGCTGACCACCAACCTCACCAAGCTGCCGGCGCTGCGGGCATGGCGGCGACCGCAGACGGAGCTCGACGAGTCGTCGCGCGCGGCGGCGCTCGAAGCGGTCGTGGACCTGCACACGTTCGATCCGTCCGAGCTGGAGCGCATGGCGTTGGGGGCCGGTGCGGTGGACGTGCGCGCGGTGACGGACGAGTTCAGCGCCGCGCTGGTCGGCTGGCCGATCCGCACGTTCGAAGCGGCGGTGCCGCAGGAGAAGCTGACGCTGCGGTGGCGCCTGTTCGCCTACCACGCGTGGCTGCGGCTTTCGGCGCTCGACCGCACGCTGCTCGCCAAGGTGTTGCCGCGTGAGCTCTTCTACAACGTGATGATCACTGGAACGAAGCCCGCCGCGCCCTCGGAACTCTAG
- a CDS encoding GatB/YqeY domain-containing protein, with translation MRDALRRDLTAALKARDRVAIDALRSALGALDNAEAVPVDHAAIRGGEPSSEHIAGAASGVGSTESRRRELTEAQVRSIVRQQVDERQEAATEYDRLGRTDHAERLRAEADVLDRHLS, from the coding sequence ATGCGCGACGCGCTGCGCCGCGACCTGACCGCCGCCCTCAAAGCTCGCGACCGCGTCGCGATCGACGCACTGCGTTCCGCGCTCGGAGCGCTCGACAACGCCGAAGCCGTCCCCGTCGACCACGCCGCGATCCGAGGTGGCGAGCCGAGCAGCGAGCACATCGCCGGCGCGGCCTCCGGTGTGGGCTCCACCGAGAGCCGCCGCCGGGAACTCACCGAGGCGCAGGTGCGGTCGATCGTTCGGCAGCAGGTGGACGAACGGCAGGAAGCCGCGACCGAGTACGACCGGTTGGGCCGCACCGACCACGCCGAGCGGCTCCGCGCCGAGGCCGACGTGCTGGACCGGCATCTGAGCTGA
- a CDS encoding THUMP-like domain-containing protein: MPYRFSLDDVAFLDSQEGEEALAACSALALTDASRLADVAAVRRLVGAERAPAVLETALLRRKAESKVDGGQRWLFTDDAMQQASASPVAEYRARRLAGLDVHDVTCSVGADLVALARTACRCVGSDVDAVRLAMASHNCTVSGVSPGLVCADALRPVTRESVVVADPARRDASGRRRWRPEDFVPALDDLAQAYAGRDLVVKCAPGIDPAAAPWAREVELISLDGRVREASLVSGGLATATRRATVLRSDGHAWSITDAEPDEVPVADVGQWIVDPDGAVVRAGLVRHYAARHGLWQLDPRIAYLTGDTPPPGVRAFRVLDSGRYTEKTLRALLRRYDVGRLEILVRGLDVDPDALRRRLKPRGASEASVVLTRVGRTPMAYLCRAERIPDEHDAGELASVPPPGQGW; this comes from the coding sequence GTGCCCTACCGCTTCTCGCTCGACGACGTCGCGTTCCTGGACTCGCAGGAGGGCGAGGAGGCGTTGGCCGCGTGCTCCGCGCTGGCGTTGACGGACGCGAGCAGACTGGCCGACGTCGCGGCCGTGCGCCGGCTCGTCGGCGCGGAGCGCGCTCCCGCCGTGCTGGAGACAGCGCTCCTGCGCCGCAAAGCCGAGAGCAAAGTGGACGGCGGGCAGCGGTGGTTGTTCACGGACGACGCGATGCAGCAGGCGAGCGCGTCGCCCGTGGCGGAGTACCGGGCGCGGCGACTCGCCGGGCTGGACGTGCACGACGTGACGTGTTCGGTGGGCGCCGATCTCGTGGCGCTGGCGCGCACGGCGTGCCGGTGCGTGGGATCCGATGTGGACGCCGTGCGGTTGGCGATGGCGTCGCACAACTGCACGGTGTCCGGGGTGAGTCCGGGGCTCGTGTGCGCCGACGCGCTCCGGCCGGTGACGCGGGAGTCCGTCGTGGTCGCCGATCCGGCGCGCCGGGACGCGTCGGGACGTCGCCGGTGGCGGCCCGAGGACTTCGTGCCCGCCCTCGACGATCTCGCCCAGGCGTACGCGGGGAGGGACCTGGTGGTGAAGTGCGCCCCGGGGATCGATCCGGCCGCCGCGCCGTGGGCCCGCGAGGTCGAGCTCATCTCCCTCGACGGCCGGGTCCGCGAGGCGAGCCTGGTGAGCGGTGGTCTCGCGACGGCGACCCGCAGGGCGACGGTCCTGCGGTCGGACGGCCACGCGTGGTCGATCACCGACGCCGAACCCGACGAGGTGCCGGTCGCCGACGTCGGGCAGTGGATCGTCGACCCGGACGGGGCCGTGGTGCGCGCCGGACTCGTCCGCCACTACGCGGCGCGGCACGGGCTCTGGCAGCTCGATCCGCGCATCGCCTACCTCACCGGTGACACGCCGCCACCCGGGGTGCGGGCCTTCCGGGTGCTCGACTCCGGCCGCTACACCGAGAAGACGCTGCGGGCGCTGCTGCGCCGGTACGACGTCGGGCGGCTCGAAATCCTGGTGCGTGGCCTGGACGTCGACCCGGACGCGCTGCGGCGCAGGCTCAAGCCTCGCGGTGCGAGCGAGGCCAGCGTGGTGCTCACGCGGGTCGGCCGCACTCCGATGGCGTATCTGTGCCGGGCCGAGCGCATCCCGGACGAGCACGACGCCGGGGAGCTCGCGTCCGTGCCGCCGCCCGGTCAGGGCTGGTAG
- a CDS encoding ABC transporter ATP-binding protein gives MRPVNDVAVPDNLADLVIHMSGVGVRRGGNKLLADLDWAVELDERWVVLGPNGAGKTTLLKLAAAELHPTTGAVHVLGERLGRVDVFELRTRVGFTSAAVNGRIPPEEKVRDVVVSAGYAVMGRWRESYDELDTERADELLAALGIVHLADRSYGTLSEGERKRTLIARALMTDPEMLLLDEPAAGLDLGGREDLVARLSELAFDPDAPAMVLVTHHVEEIPPGFTHAMLLSDGQVVSVGLMDDVMTSENLSAAFGQELLLQRSGDRFFARRR, from the coding sequence ATGAGGCCCGTGAACGACGTGGCGGTCCCGGACAACCTTGCCGATCTCGTGATCCACATGTCTGGTGTGGGGGTCAGGAGGGGAGGCAACAAGCTGCTCGCCGACCTCGACTGGGCGGTGGAGCTGGACGAACGGTGGGTGGTGCTCGGCCCGAACGGCGCGGGCAAGACCACGCTGCTCAAGCTGGCCGCGGCGGAGCTGCACCCCACCACCGGTGCGGTGCACGTGCTGGGTGAGCGGCTCGGGCGCGTGGACGTGTTCGAGCTGCGCACCAGGGTCGGGTTCACCTCGGCCGCCGTCAACGGGCGGATCCCGCCCGAGGAGAAGGTGCGCGACGTGGTGGTCAGCGCCGGGTACGCGGTGATGGGCCGCTGGCGCGAGTCGTACGACGAGCTCGACACCGAGCGCGCGGACGAGCTCCTCGCGGCGCTCGGCATCGTGCACCTCGCGGACCGCAGCTACGGCACCCTGTCGGAGGGCGAGCGCAAGCGCACGCTCATCGCGCGGGCGTTGATGACCGACCCGGAGATGCTGCTGCTCGACGAACCGGCCGCCGGGCTGGACCTCGGTGGCCGGGAGGACCTCGTCGCCCGGTTGTCCGAGCTCGCGTTCGACCCCGACGCGCCGGCCATGGTTCTCGTGACCCACCACGTGGAGGAGATCCCGCCGGGATTCACCCACGCGATGCTGCTGTCCGACGGGCAGGTGGTGTCGGTCGGTCTGATGGACGACGTGATGACCAGCGAGAACCTGTCCGCGGCGTTCGGGCAGGAGCTGCTGTTGCAGCGGTCGGGCGACAGGTTCTTCGCCCGACGTCGCTGA
- a CDS encoding enoyl-CoA hydratase/isomerase family protein produces MGEFVRLEVDEGIGTIRLDRPPVNALNNQVQAELRETAIEAGERDDVRAVVLYGGEKTFAGGADIKEMAEKSYVEMQRFGAALSASLTVIAELPKPTVAAVTGYALGGGLELALTADRRVVGDNVKVGQPEIQLGIIPGAGGTQRLARLIGPSRAKDLVFTGRFVKAEEALAIGLVDEVVAPDDVYAAARRWAAQFVNGPAVALRAAKAAIDGGLDTDLRNGLKLETELFTALWATEDQARGMQSFIENGPGKATFEGK; encoded by the coding sequence GTGGGCGAGTTCGTCCGTCTCGAGGTCGACGAGGGCATCGGCACCATCCGGCTGGACCGGCCGCCGGTGAACGCCCTGAACAACCAGGTGCAGGCCGAACTGCGGGAGACCGCGATCGAGGCGGGCGAGCGTGACGACGTGCGCGCGGTCGTCCTCTACGGCGGCGAGAAGACGTTCGCGGGTGGCGCCGACATCAAGGAGATGGCGGAGAAGTCGTACGTCGAGATGCAGCGCTTCGGTGCCGCGCTCTCGGCGTCGCTCACGGTGATCGCCGAGCTGCCCAAGCCCACCGTCGCCGCCGTCACCGGCTACGCGCTCGGTGGCGGGCTCGAACTGGCGCTGACCGCCGACCGTCGCGTCGTGGGCGACAACGTCAAGGTCGGGCAGCCGGAGATCCAGCTCGGCATCATCCCCGGCGCGGGCGGCACGCAGCGGCTCGCCCGGCTGATCGGCCCGAGCCGCGCGAAGGACCTCGTGTTCACCGGCCGCTTCGTCAAGGCCGAGGAGGCGCTCGCCATCGGGCTCGTCGACGAGGTCGTGGCGCCCGACGACGTGTACGCGGCGGCGCGCCGCTGGGCGGCGCAGTTCGTGAACGGCCCGGCCGTGGCACTGCGCGCGGCGAAGGCCGCGATCGACGGCGGTCTCGACACCGACCTCCGCAACGGGCTGAAGCTGGAGACCGAGCTGTTCACGGCCCTCTGGGCGACGGAGGACCAGGCGCGCGGCATGCAGTCGTTCATCGAGAACGGCCCCGGCAAGGCCACGTTCGAGGGGAAGTGA
- a CDS encoding carboxylesterase/lipase family protein, whose protein sequence is MTVTLGCGAVRGRRRDGHLTFHGIPYAAAPVGERRWRAPTAVEPWAGVRDATTPAAPAPQLAQSFTEADSLDEDCLTLDVTVPASATRKRPVLVWLHGGGGTNGSGAVYDAGRLAVTGEVVVVTPQFRLGVLSYFGHPGLADGATFGLQDQQAALRWVRREIARFGGDPGNVTLAGSSHGALQVAAHLTAPGSAGLFHRAVLQSPFGMLGPTPAHTFIPGGPALPPMWSPVAEVERLGAAVAEERGWVRPGSDAEAALAQLRAVPVGELLTVSDAFIRPAFGGAVLPESPAVAITSGRFSRVPVLLGTTRDEARFFVALFADAVGRPVTAGDYPRMLGEAFGAAADEVAARYPLPADTTPSLAWARLCTDRAWAWPAWELGQAFAAHTPTWFYEFADRDAPAPVPVPGFPGGAQHGSELAYQFDLAGVPTPPTAQREWGECLNRYWAAFAESGDPARADLPPWPDLGTGHVQSLAPVRIGGVDYVAEHHLDLWSRLA, encoded by the coding sequence GTGACGGTGACGCTGGGCTGTGGCGCCGTGCGGGGGCGGCGACGGGACGGTCACCTGACCTTCCACGGCATCCCGTACGCGGCGGCTCCCGTGGGCGAACGGCGGTGGCGAGCACCCACAGCGGTCGAGCCGTGGGCCGGTGTCCGCGACGCGACCACGCCCGCGGCGCCCGCGCCCCAGCTCGCGCAGTCGTTCACCGAGGCCGACTCCCTCGACGAGGACTGCCTGACCCTCGACGTCACCGTCCCCGCCTCGGCGACGAGGAAACGGCCCGTGCTGGTGTGGCTGCACGGCGGTGGCGGCACCAACGGCAGCGGCGCCGTGTACGACGCGGGACGCCTCGCGGTCACGGGCGAGGTCGTCGTCGTGACACCCCAGTTCCGGCTCGGGGTGCTGTCGTACTTCGGTCATCCGGGCCTGGCCGACGGCGCAACGTTCGGCCTGCAGGACCAGCAGGCGGCTCTGCGCTGGGTGCGGCGGGAGATCGCCCGGTTCGGCGGCGACCCGGGCAACGTCACGCTGGCGGGCAGTTCGCACGGCGCGTTGCAGGTCGCGGCCCACCTCACCGCGCCGGGGTCGGCCGGATTGTTCCACCGCGCCGTGCTCCAGAGTCCCTTCGGGATGCTCGGCCCCACGCCCGCGCACACGTTCATCCCCGGCGGCCCGGCGCTCCCGCCGATGTGGTCGCCGGTGGCCGAGGTGGAGCGACTCGGTGCCGCCGTCGCCGAGGAGCGGGGATGGGTGCGGCCCGGCAGCGATGCCGAGGCGGCACTCGCGCAGCTGCGCGCGGTGCCCGTGGGCGAGCTGCTGACGGTGTCGGACGCGTTCATCCGTCCGGCCTTCGGTGGTGCGGTGCTGCCCGAGTCACCCGCCGTGGCGATCACCAGCGGGCGGTTCTCCCGCGTGCCGGTGCTGCTCGGCACCACGCGCGACGAGGCGCGGTTCTTCGTCGCGCTCTTCGCCGACGCGGTCGGCAGGCCGGTCACGGCCGGGGACTACCCGCGCATGCTCGGCGAGGCGTTCGGTGCCGCGGCGGACGAGGTCGCCGCGCGGTATCCGCTGCCCGCCGACACGACGCCGAGTCTCGCGTGGGCGCGCCTCTGCACCGACCGTGCCTGGGCCTGGCCCGCCTGGGAACTGGGACAGGCCTTCGCCGCCCACACCCCGACCTGGTTCTACGAGTTCGCCGACCGCGACGCGCCCGCACCGGTCCCGGTGCCCGGTTTTCCCGGGGGCGCCCAGCACGGCAGCGAGCTGGCGTATCAGTTCGACCTCGCCGGTGTGCCGACGCCGCCGACCGCTCAGCGCGAGTGGGGAGAGTGCCTGAACCGGTACTGGGCGGCCTTCGCCGAGTCCGGCGACCCTGCCCGTGCCGACCTGCCGCCGTGGCCCGATCTCGGCACCGGGCACGTGCAGTCGCTGGCACCCGTGCGGATCGGTGGCGTCGACTACGTCGCCGAGCACCACCTCGACCTCTGGTCGCGACTGGCCTAG
- a CDS encoding TetR/AcrR family transcriptional regulator, with amino-acid sequence MPRIVDHDERRHRIARAFQRLLAAEGFAAVSFSRLATEAGVSVGLIQHYFVSKDALLRFAYDDAAARLSERVRARVRSGEAAGLPSARVLLDSLAELLPLDAERDLEYRVRQGLQAQALHHAELADVARRAGGDLLAYVTAVVEAGKACGEVDSGVDAPLAARAILATVQGLADQVVLSGADSFPARDVLARAVGTVFTGACARHRDRSPCR; translated from the coding sequence ATGCCTCGGATTGTCGATCACGATGAGCGGCGTCACCGGATCGCGCGGGCGTTCCAGCGCCTTCTCGCCGCGGAAGGGTTCGCCGCGGTCTCGTTCTCGCGGCTGGCGACCGAGGCGGGGGTGTCGGTCGGGCTCATCCAGCACTACTTCGTGAGCAAGGACGCCCTGCTGCGCTTCGCCTACGACGACGCCGCGGCCCGCCTGAGCGAGCGCGTGCGGGCCCGGGTGCGCAGCGGTGAGGCCGCCGGTCTTCCGTCCGCGCGGGTGTTGCTCGACAGCCTGGCCGAGCTGCTGCCCCTCGATGCCGAACGCGACCTCGAATACCGCGTCCGCCAGGGACTACAGGCCCAGGCGCTGCACCACGCCGAGCTCGCCGACGTCGCGCGGCGGGCGGGTGGCGACCTGCTCGCGTACGTCACGGCGGTGGTGGAGGCCGGCAAGGCGTGCGGCGAGGTCGACTCCGGTGTGGACGCGCCCTTGGCGGCCCGCGCCATCCTCGCGACCGTGCAGGGGCTGGCCGACCAGGTGGTGCTGTCGGGCGCGGACTCCTTCCCCGCTCGCGACGTGCTGGCGCGGGCCGTCGGCACGGTCTTCACCGGGGCGTGCGCGCGACACAGGGACCGCTCACCCTGCCGTTGA